A genomic window from Denticeps clupeoides chromosome 11, fDenClu1.1, whole genome shotgun sequence includes:
- the LOC114799194 gene encoding death-associated protein kinase 2, whose protein sequence is MDQQFLWKTGLPQLPQERSPARRALRHQMGASLRPQNQEDGVQTVKQTAGEPCCENDVVAEIGEHQRTMATFKLENVEDLYEIGEVLGSGHFGQVREVRERTTGQRWAGKFLKVRRGAGSWLGVERKNVEKEVEVLQSLQHPNIMALRDVFESKAEVVLIVELISGGELFDFIAEKESLSESEGIDFLKQILHGVSYMHSKNIGHFDLKPENIMLSARGEPLPDIKIIDFGMAHHFIQGEEYKSMGGTPQYIAPEVINYEPLGTATDMWSIGVITYILLSGLSPFQGNTDEETLRNIVDMIYEFDDHHFRRTSTMAKDFIQQLLVKDQIKRMTADESLLHPWIKPLTRTQVANRNHSSINMKNFKKFNAKRKWKMSYNMVFACNRLFRLQLLCKHSTLEDQELRQCESDQEDTETKPASLIRRRPSNSS, encoded by the exons ATGGATCAGCAgttcctgtggaagactggacttcctcagttgcctcaggaa CGCTCACCTGCACGGCGCGCTCTGCGTCATCAGATGGGAGCTTCTCTCCGCCCGCAGAACCAGGAGGACGGCGTGCAGACAGTCAAGCAAACCGCTGGG GAGCCTTGCTGTGAGAATGATGTGGTAGCAGAGATTGGAGAACATCAGAGGACCATGGCTACATTCAAGCTGGAAAATGTAGAAGATCTGTATGAGATTGGAGAAGTACTGGGCAG tggTCACTTTGGGCAAGTGCGGGAGGTGCGGGAGCGCACCACAGGGCAGCGCTGGGCGGGGAAGTTCCTGAAGGTGCGTCGTGGAGCAGGGAGCTGGCTTGGTGTGGAGAGAAAGAATGtggagaaggaggtggaggtCTTGCAGTCTCTCCAGCACCCCAACATCATGGCCCTCAGAGACGTTTTTGAGAGCAAGGCTGAGGTCGTCCTCATCGTtgagct GATTAGTGGAGGAGAGCTGTTTGACTTCATTGCAGAGAAGGAAAGTTTGTCTGAGTCAGAGGGCATAGATTTCCTGAAGCAGATCCTGCATGGTGTGAGCTACATGCACAGCAAGAACATCGGACACTTTGACCTCAAG CCAGAGAACATAATGTTGTCAGCACGAGGAGAGCCGCTCCCTGACATAAAGATTATAGACTTTGGCATGGCTCACCACTTCATACAGGGGGAGGAGTACAAGAGCATGGGTGGAACCCCTCAGTATATTG CACCTGAGGTGATAAACTACGAACCCTTGGGCACTGCAACAGATATGTG GAGCATCGGAGTTATCACCTATATTCT GCTCAGTGGCCTTTCCCCATTCCAGGGCAACACAGATGAGGAGACACTCCGCAACATTGTGGACATGATCTACGAGTTTGATGACCATCACTTCAGACGAACCAGCACCATGGCCAAAGATTTCATCCAGCAACTTCTGGTGAAGGACCAGAT TAAAAGGATGACCGCAGATGAGAGTCTTCTCCACCCTTGGATTAAG cCTCTCACACGAACACAGGTTGCTAATAGGAACCACTCATCTATCAACATGAAGAATTTTAAGAAATTCAATGCTAAGAGAAAATGGAAG ATGTCCTACAACATGGTCTTTGCATGTAACCGGCTGTTCAGGCTGCAGCTTCTGTGCAAACACAGCACCCTGGAGGACCAAGAGCTG AGGCAGTGTGAGAGCGATCAGGAGGACACAGAAACCAAACCAGCCTCACTCATCCGCCGCCGACCCAGCAACAGCTCCTAA